A part of Entelurus aequoreus isolate RoL-2023_Sb linkage group LG03, RoL_Eaeq_v1.1, whole genome shotgun sequence genomic DNA contains:
- the LOC133646891 gene encoding lateral signaling target protein 2 homolog isoform X3, whose protein sequence is MNRFRKWLYKPKRTDPQLLAQFFYADDELNQVAAELDSLDGRKDPQRCTLLVNQFRSCQDNVLNIINQIMDECIPCDRANRDFSVKFPEEIRHDNLAGQLWFGAECLAAGSIIMNREIESIAMRPLAKDLTQSLEEVRNITRDQALRDLNFYTDRMRDALRHFDSLFAEFELSYVSAMVPVKSPKEYYVQQEVIVLFCETVERALKLGYLTQDMIDDYEPALMFTIPRLAIVCGLVVYSEGPLNLDRRGEDISELFRPFRSLLKKIRDLLQTLTDEELVMLERNLCISQDGELATGPGQATKTAPAPVEENQSSSSPTNDTSMGPSDDKHLAVFVCPSQEEELAEVEKGWEEVESEKGEQEQGLLCEEAEEAELACSMQYDEEELEQLNMMVYRVGDEMSTLLSPPSQGQSPAHRPNRGETGGASGASSIEASPIRVLRCRGSTGIYLEEEDRVFFMEDVDAAGDRITCISRDVRSSIALPSKAPMSAPSFQRSPGQRADSVGNGWHSEAPSEPPCLQPCSKNTRCLNAMRPPCTSAPSSAPLPYTNGWEVGLEGNMSETAEVIAHRMGGMKLSATVIFNPRSPSLTELAVDKLLLQRPSPSEIEPCGHLVATHCLLNSCVCCGSCEDAHDDAFTSETAGLELGLAFGADKHCKTAAPGSFIQSSACRLPPRSREPLSRGELCQLSTASSRCLNEPLEEEGRPQLCEKCLLGIPQLENHNQDCSNCRSDKDFPCNHQETTENIEAEIDRQGVKESKRNNKEESRKGSSFHNSPLSSVSGSDCDSVSVTTCSLSSSAYTPSPVSSLTPSSGMSEDLDHEEIQLALQDAKVAARNKIRSRFHSSSDLIHRLFVCISGVADQLQTNYASDLRSILKTLFEVMATKCEQGDNGPVVRSAVLEDCALCQETISSSELAAKAREGHFEDPPDWVPDEVCSFCIACKAPFTVIRRKHHCRSCGKIFCSRCSSNSAPLPRYGQMKPVRVCTHCYMFHVTPFYSDKATI, encoded by the exons AGAACAGACCCGCAGCTTCTGGCCCAGTTCTTTTACGCCGACGATGAGTTGAACCAGGTGGCCGCTGAGCTAGACAGTCTCGACGGCAGAAAAGACCCTCAAAGATGTACACTACTGGTCAACCAGTTCCGCTCTTGCCAG GACAATGTGCTCAACATTATCAATCAGATCATGGATGAATGTATCCCCTGCGACCGAGCCAACAGAGACTTCTCTGTTAAGTTCCCCGAGGAGATTCGTCATGACAACTTGGCAGGGCAGCTGTGGTTTGGAGCAGAG TGTTTGGCTGCAGGCTCCATCATCATGAACAGGGAGATTGAAAGTATAGCGATGAGACCCCTGGCGAAGGACTTGACTCAAAGCCTGGAGGAGGTACGCAACATCACCAGAGACCAGGCCCTGCGCGACCTCAACTTTTATACAGACCGCATGAGGGACGCACTGCGACATTTCGACAGCCTTTTTGCTGAGTTTGAACTTAG CTATGTTTCAGCCATGGTGCCTGTCAAGTCCCCCAAAGAATACTATGTACAGCAGGAGGTCATCGTGCTCTTCTGTGAGACGGTGGAAAG GGCGCTGAAGCTGGGCTACCTCACACAAGACATGATTGATGACTATGAGCCTGCACTGATGTTTACAATTCCCAGACTAGCCATTGTATG CGGGCTGGTTGTGTACTCAGAGGGACCTCTCAACCTAGACCGGAGAGGGGAGGACATATCAGAGCTCTTTCGGCCTTTTCGTTCTTTACTGAAGAAAATAAG AGACCTGCTGCAGACTCTGACTGACGAAGAGTTGGTAATGCTTGAGAGGAACCTCTGCATCTCTCAGGACGGCGAGTTGGCCACAGGCCCCGGACAGGCCACAAAGACCGCACCAGCACCTGTTGAAGAGAATCAATCCTCCAGCAGCCCCACAAATGACACCTCCATGGGGCCAAGTGATGACAAGCATTTGGCTGTTTTTGTCTGCCCCAGCCAGGAGGAGGAGTTGGCAGAAGTGGAAAAAGGCTGGGAGGAAGTGGAATCTGAGAAAGGGGAGCAGGAGCAGGGCCTGCTGTGTGAGGAGGCAGAGGAAGCTGAACTTGCTTGTTCCATGCAGTATGACGAGGAAGAACTGGAGCAGCTCAACATGATGGTGTACCGTGTAGGTGACGAAATGTCCACTCTGCTGTCGCCTCCGAGCCAGGGTCAGTCCCCAGCACACCGTCCCAACCGAGGAGAGACAGGAGGCGCCAGTGGGGCCTCCAGCATTGAGGCTTCCCCTATCAGGGTGCTGAGGTGCCGAGGAAGCACAGGAATCTATTTAGAGGAAGAAGACAGGGTCTTCTTCATGGAAGATGTGGACGCAGCAGGAGACAGAATCACCTGCATCTCAAGAGACGTTCGGAGTAGTATTGCTTTGCCTTCTAAAGCGCCAATGTCTGCTCCTTCTTTTCAACGGAGTCCAGGTCAGAGGGCTGACTCAGTCGGCAACGGTTGGCACTCTGAGGCACCTTCAGAGCCACCATGTCTACAGCCATGCAGCAAAAACACACGCTGTCTCAATGCAATGCGCCCACCGTGCACCTCTGCCCCCAGCTCGGCACCTCTGCCTTATACCAATGGCTGGGAGGTGGGCCTAGAGGGCAATATGAGTGAAACCGCGGAAGTCATTGCCCATCGTATGGGTGGGATGAAGCTGTCGGCCACTGTCATTTTCAACCCCCGCTCCCCGAGCTTGACGGAGCTGGCAGTGGACAAGCTGCTGCTTCAGAGGCCATCTCCCTCAGAGATTGAACCCTGCGGCCACCTGGTGGCCACTCACTGCCTACTTAACTCATGTGTTTGCTGCGGGAGCTGTGAAGACGCTCACGATGACGCTTTCACCTCTGAGACCGCGGGGCTTGAGTTAGGCCTCGCTTTTGGAGCTGATAAACACTGCAAGACCGCGGCCCCCGGGTCTTTCATCCAATCATCTGCTTGCCGGCTGCCCCCTCGAAGCCGCGAGCCCCTCAGTAGAGGAGAACTCTGCCAGCTGTCTACCGCTTCCTCCCGCTGCTTGAATGAGCCCCTGGAAGAGGAGGGAAGACCTCAGCTCTGTGAGAAGTGCCTGTTGGGCATCCCTCAGCTGGAGAATCACAATCAGGACTGTAGCAACTGCAGAAGTGATAAAGACTTCCCATGCAACCATCAGGAGACGACTGAAAACATAGAGGCCGAAATAGATAGGCAAGGAGTTAAAGAATCCAAGAGGAACAACAAAGAGGAGAGCAGGAAGGGCTCCAG cTTTCACAACTCCCCTCTCAGCTCTGTGTCAGGTAGTGACTGTGACAGTGTGTCGGTCACCACATGTAGTCTATCCAGCAGTGCTTACACTCCAAG CCCTGTCAGCAGCCTCACTCCAAGTTCAGGCATGTCAGAGGACCTGGACCATGAGGAGATCCAGCTTGCCCTGCAAGATGCAAAGGTGGCCGCCCGCAATAAGATACGTTCACGCTTCCACAGCAGCAGTGACCTTATCCACCGCCTCTTTGTTTGTATATCAG GCGTTGCTGATCAGCTGCAGACCAACTACGCCAGCGACCTACGCAGCATCCTCAAAACGCTGTTTGAGGTCATGGCGACCAAGTGTGAGCAGGGAGACAATG GTCCTGTTGTGCGAAGTGCTGTACTTGAAGACTGTGCCCTCTGTCAGGAGACCATTTCCTCATCAGAATTGGCAGCCAAGGCCCGGGAAGGACACTTTGAAG ACCCTCCGGACTGGGTTCCAGATGAAGTGTGCAGCTTCTGTATCGCCTGCAAAGCTCCTTTCACCGTCATCCGCCGGAAGCATCACTGCAGGAGCTGTGGGAAA ATCTTTTGCTCTCGCTGCTCCTCCAACTCGGCTCCATTGCCACGTTATGGCCAGATGAAGCCCGTGAGGGTGTGCACACACTGCTAcatgtttcatgtcacacctttCTACAGTGACAAGGCCACTATTTGA
- the LOC133646891 gene encoding lateral signaling target protein 2 homolog isoform X1, translated as MNRFRKWLYKPKRTDPQLLAQFFYADDELNQVAAELDSLDGRKDPQRCTLLVNQFRSCQDNVLNIINQIMDECIPCDRANRDFSVKFPEEIRHDNLAGQLWFGAECLAAGSIIMNREIESIAMRPLAKDLTQSLEEVRNITRDQALRDLNFYTDRMRDALRHFDSLFAEFELSYVSAMVPVKSPKEYYVQQEVIVLFCETVERALKLGYLTQDMIDDYEPALMFTIPRLAIVCGLVVYSEGPLNLDRRGEDISELFRPFRSLLKKIRDLLQTLTDEELVMLERNLCISQDGELATGPGQATKTAPAPVEENQSSSSPTNDTSMGPSDDKHLAVFVCPSQEEELAEVEKGWEEVESEKGEQEQGLLCEEAEEAELACSMQYDEEELEQLNMMVYRVGDEMSTLLSPPSQGQSPAHRPNRGETGGASGASSIEASPIRVLRCRGSTGIYLEEEDRVFFMEDVDAAGDRITCISRDVRSSIALPSKAPMSAPSFQRSPGQRADSVGNGWHSEAPSEPPCLQPCSKNTRCLNAMRPPCTSAPSSAPLPYTNGWEVGLEGNMSETAEVIAHRMGGMKLSATVIFNPRSPSLTELAVDKLLLQRPSPSEIEPCGHLVATHCLLNSCVCCGSCEDAHDDAFTSETAGLELGLAFGADKHCKTAAPGSFIQSSACRLPPRSREPLSRGELCQLSTASSRCLNEPLEEEGRPQLCEKCLLGIPQLENHNQDCSNCRSDKDFPCNHQETTENIEAEIDRQGVKESKRNNKEESRKGSSFHNSPLSSVSGSDCDSVSVTTCSLSSSAYTPSPVSSLTPSSGMSEDLDHEEIQLALQDAKVAARNKIRSRFHSSSDLIHRLFVCISGVADQLQTNYASDLRSILKTLFEVMATKCEQGDNGNQKKAGPVVRSAVLEDCALCQETISSSELAAKAREGHFEDPPDWVPDEVCSFCIACKAPFTVIRRKHHCRSCGKIFCSRCSSNSAPLPRYGQMKPVRVCTHCYMFHVTPFYSDKATI; from the exons AGAACAGACCCGCAGCTTCTGGCCCAGTTCTTTTACGCCGACGATGAGTTGAACCAGGTGGCCGCTGAGCTAGACAGTCTCGACGGCAGAAAAGACCCTCAAAGATGTACACTACTGGTCAACCAGTTCCGCTCTTGCCAG GACAATGTGCTCAACATTATCAATCAGATCATGGATGAATGTATCCCCTGCGACCGAGCCAACAGAGACTTCTCTGTTAAGTTCCCCGAGGAGATTCGTCATGACAACTTGGCAGGGCAGCTGTGGTTTGGAGCAGAG TGTTTGGCTGCAGGCTCCATCATCATGAACAGGGAGATTGAAAGTATAGCGATGAGACCCCTGGCGAAGGACTTGACTCAAAGCCTGGAGGAGGTACGCAACATCACCAGAGACCAGGCCCTGCGCGACCTCAACTTTTATACAGACCGCATGAGGGACGCACTGCGACATTTCGACAGCCTTTTTGCTGAGTTTGAACTTAG CTATGTTTCAGCCATGGTGCCTGTCAAGTCCCCCAAAGAATACTATGTACAGCAGGAGGTCATCGTGCTCTTCTGTGAGACGGTGGAAAG GGCGCTGAAGCTGGGCTACCTCACACAAGACATGATTGATGACTATGAGCCTGCACTGATGTTTACAATTCCCAGACTAGCCATTGTATG CGGGCTGGTTGTGTACTCAGAGGGACCTCTCAACCTAGACCGGAGAGGGGAGGACATATCAGAGCTCTTTCGGCCTTTTCGTTCTTTACTGAAGAAAATAAG AGACCTGCTGCAGACTCTGACTGACGAAGAGTTGGTAATGCTTGAGAGGAACCTCTGCATCTCTCAGGACGGCGAGTTGGCCACAGGCCCCGGACAGGCCACAAAGACCGCACCAGCACCTGTTGAAGAGAATCAATCCTCCAGCAGCCCCACAAATGACACCTCCATGGGGCCAAGTGATGACAAGCATTTGGCTGTTTTTGTCTGCCCCAGCCAGGAGGAGGAGTTGGCAGAAGTGGAAAAAGGCTGGGAGGAAGTGGAATCTGAGAAAGGGGAGCAGGAGCAGGGCCTGCTGTGTGAGGAGGCAGAGGAAGCTGAACTTGCTTGTTCCATGCAGTATGACGAGGAAGAACTGGAGCAGCTCAACATGATGGTGTACCGTGTAGGTGACGAAATGTCCACTCTGCTGTCGCCTCCGAGCCAGGGTCAGTCCCCAGCACACCGTCCCAACCGAGGAGAGACAGGAGGCGCCAGTGGGGCCTCCAGCATTGAGGCTTCCCCTATCAGGGTGCTGAGGTGCCGAGGAAGCACAGGAATCTATTTAGAGGAAGAAGACAGGGTCTTCTTCATGGAAGATGTGGACGCAGCAGGAGACAGAATCACCTGCATCTCAAGAGACGTTCGGAGTAGTATTGCTTTGCCTTCTAAAGCGCCAATGTCTGCTCCTTCTTTTCAACGGAGTCCAGGTCAGAGGGCTGACTCAGTCGGCAACGGTTGGCACTCTGAGGCACCTTCAGAGCCACCATGTCTACAGCCATGCAGCAAAAACACACGCTGTCTCAATGCAATGCGCCCACCGTGCACCTCTGCCCCCAGCTCGGCACCTCTGCCTTATACCAATGGCTGGGAGGTGGGCCTAGAGGGCAATATGAGTGAAACCGCGGAAGTCATTGCCCATCGTATGGGTGGGATGAAGCTGTCGGCCACTGTCATTTTCAACCCCCGCTCCCCGAGCTTGACGGAGCTGGCAGTGGACAAGCTGCTGCTTCAGAGGCCATCTCCCTCAGAGATTGAACCCTGCGGCCACCTGGTGGCCACTCACTGCCTACTTAACTCATGTGTTTGCTGCGGGAGCTGTGAAGACGCTCACGATGACGCTTTCACCTCTGAGACCGCGGGGCTTGAGTTAGGCCTCGCTTTTGGAGCTGATAAACACTGCAAGACCGCGGCCCCCGGGTCTTTCATCCAATCATCTGCTTGCCGGCTGCCCCCTCGAAGCCGCGAGCCCCTCAGTAGAGGAGAACTCTGCCAGCTGTCTACCGCTTCCTCCCGCTGCTTGAATGAGCCCCTGGAAGAGGAGGGAAGACCTCAGCTCTGTGAGAAGTGCCTGTTGGGCATCCCTCAGCTGGAGAATCACAATCAGGACTGTAGCAACTGCAGAAGTGATAAAGACTTCCCATGCAACCATCAGGAGACGACTGAAAACATAGAGGCCGAAATAGATAGGCAAGGAGTTAAAGAATCCAAGAGGAACAACAAAGAGGAGAGCAGGAAGGGCTCCAG cTTTCACAACTCCCCTCTCAGCTCTGTGTCAGGTAGTGACTGTGACAGTGTGTCGGTCACCACATGTAGTCTATCCAGCAGTGCTTACACTCCAAG CCCTGTCAGCAGCCTCACTCCAAGTTCAGGCATGTCAGAGGACCTGGACCATGAGGAGATCCAGCTTGCCCTGCAAGATGCAAAGGTGGCCGCCCGCAATAAGATACGTTCACGCTTCCACAGCAGCAGTGACCTTATCCACCGCCTCTTTGTTTGTATATCAG GCGTTGCTGATCAGCTGCAGACCAACTACGCCAGCGACCTACGCAGCATCCTCAAAACGCTGTTTGAGGTCATGGCGACCAAGTGTGAGCAGGGAGACAATGGTAACCAAAAGAAAG CAGGTCCTGTTGTGCGAAGTGCTGTACTTGAAGACTGTGCCCTCTGTCAGGAGACCATTTCCTCATCAGAATTGGCAGCCAAGGCCCGGGAAGGACACTTTGAAG ACCCTCCGGACTGGGTTCCAGATGAAGTGTGCAGCTTCTGTATCGCCTGCAAAGCTCCTTTCACCGTCATCCGCCGGAAGCATCACTGCAGGAGCTGTGGGAAA ATCTTTTGCTCTCGCTGCTCCTCCAACTCGGCTCCATTGCCACGTTATGGCCAGATGAAGCCCGTGAGGGTGTGCACACACTGCTAcatgtttcatgtcacacctttCTACAGTGACAAGGCCACTATTTGA
- the LOC133646891 gene encoding lateral signaling target protein 2 homolog isoform X2, whose translation MNRFRKWLYKPKRTDPQLLAQFFYADDELNQVAAELDSLDGRKDPQRCTLLVNQFRSCQDNVLNIINQIMDECIPCDRANRDFSVKFPEEIRHDNLAGQLWFGAECLAAGSIIMNREIESIAMRPLAKDLTQSLEEVRNITRDQALRDLNFYTDRMRDALRHFDSLFAEFELSYVSAMVPVKSPKEYYVQQEVIVLFCETVERALKLGYLTQDMIDDYEPALMFTIPRLAIVCGLVVYSEGPLNLDRRGEDISELFRPFRSLLKKIRDLLQTLTDEELVMLERNLCISQDGELATGPGQATKTAPAPVEENQSSSSPTNDTSMGPSDDKHLAVFVCPSQEEELAEVEKGWEEVESEKGEQEQGLLCEEAEEAELACSMQYDEEELEQLNMMVYRVGDEMSTLLSPPSQGQSPAHRPNRGETGGASGASSIEASPIRVLRCRGSTGIYLEEEDRVFFMEDVDAAGDRITCISRDVRSSIALPSKAPMSAPSFQRSPGQRADSVGNGWHSEAPSEPPCLQPCSKNTRCLNAMRPPCTSAPSSAPLPYTNGWEVGLEGNMSETAEVIAHRMGGMKLSATVIFNPRSPSLTELAVDKLLLQRPSPSEIEPCGHLVATHCLLNSCVCCGSCEDAHDDAFTSETAGLELGLAFGADKHCKTAAPGSFIQSSACRLPPRSREPLSRGELCQLSTASSRCLNEPLEEEGRPQLCEKCLLGIPQLENHNQDCSNCRSDKDFPCNHQETTENIEAEIDRQGVKESKRNNKEESRKGSSFHNSPLSSVSGSDCDSVSVTTCSLSSSAYTPSPVSSLTPSSGMSEDLDHEEIQLALQDAKVAARNKIRSRFHSSSDLIHRLFVCISGVADQLQTNYASDLRSILKTLFEVMATKCEQGDNGNQKKGPVVRSAVLEDCALCQETISSSELAAKAREGHFEDPPDWVPDEVCSFCIACKAPFTVIRRKHHCRSCGKIFCSRCSSNSAPLPRYGQMKPVRVCTHCYMFHVTPFYSDKATI comes from the exons AGAACAGACCCGCAGCTTCTGGCCCAGTTCTTTTACGCCGACGATGAGTTGAACCAGGTGGCCGCTGAGCTAGACAGTCTCGACGGCAGAAAAGACCCTCAAAGATGTACACTACTGGTCAACCAGTTCCGCTCTTGCCAG GACAATGTGCTCAACATTATCAATCAGATCATGGATGAATGTATCCCCTGCGACCGAGCCAACAGAGACTTCTCTGTTAAGTTCCCCGAGGAGATTCGTCATGACAACTTGGCAGGGCAGCTGTGGTTTGGAGCAGAG TGTTTGGCTGCAGGCTCCATCATCATGAACAGGGAGATTGAAAGTATAGCGATGAGACCCCTGGCGAAGGACTTGACTCAAAGCCTGGAGGAGGTACGCAACATCACCAGAGACCAGGCCCTGCGCGACCTCAACTTTTATACAGACCGCATGAGGGACGCACTGCGACATTTCGACAGCCTTTTTGCTGAGTTTGAACTTAG CTATGTTTCAGCCATGGTGCCTGTCAAGTCCCCCAAAGAATACTATGTACAGCAGGAGGTCATCGTGCTCTTCTGTGAGACGGTGGAAAG GGCGCTGAAGCTGGGCTACCTCACACAAGACATGATTGATGACTATGAGCCTGCACTGATGTTTACAATTCCCAGACTAGCCATTGTATG CGGGCTGGTTGTGTACTCAGAGGGACCTCTCAACCTAGACCGGAGAGGGGAGGACATATCAGAGCTCTTTCGGCCTTTTCGTTCTTTACTGAAGAAAATAAG AGACCTGCTGCAGACTCTGACTGACGAAGAGTTGGTAATGCTTGAGAGGAACCTCTGCATCTCTCAGGACGGCGAGTTGGCCACAGGCCCCGGACAGGCCACAAAGACCGCACCAGCACCTGTTGAAGAGAATCAATCCTCCAGCAGCCCCACAAATGACACCTCCATGGGGCCAAGTGATGACAAGCATTTGGCTGTTTTTGTCTGCCCCAGCCAGGAGGAGGAGTTGGCAGAAGTGGAAAAAGGCTGGGAGGAAGTGGAATCTGAGAAAGGGGAGCAGGAGCAGGGCCTGCTGTGTGAGGAGGCAGAGGAAGCTGAACTTGCTTGTTCCATGCAGTATGACGAGGAAGAACTGGAGCAGCTCAACATGATGGTGTACCGTGTAGGTGACGAAATGTCCACTCTGCTGTCGCCTCCGAGCCAGGGTCAGTCCCCAGCACACCGTCCCAACCGAGGAGAGACAGGAGGCGCCAGTGGGGCCTCCAGCATTGAGGCTTCCCCTATCAGGGTGCTGAGGTGCCGAGGAAGCACAGGAATCTATTTAGAGGAAGAAGACAGGGTCTTCTTCATGGAAGATGTGGACGCAGCAGGAGACAGAATCACCTGCATCTCAAGAGACGTTCGGAGTAGTATTGCTTTGCCTTCTAAAGCGCCAATGTCTGCTCCTTCTTTTCAACGGAGTCCAGGTCAGAGGGCTGACTCAGTCGGCAACGGTTGGCACTCTGAGGCACCTTCAGAGCCACCATGTCTACAGCCATGCAGCAAAAACACACGCTGTCTCAATGCAATGCGCCCACCGTGCACCTCTGCCCCCAGCTCGGCACCTCTGCCTTATACCAATGGCTGGGAGGTGGGCCTAGAGGGCAATATGAGTGAAACCGCGGAAGTCATTGCCCATCGTATGGGTGGGATGAAGCTGTCGGCCACTGTCATTTTCAACCCCCGCTCCCCGAGCTTGACGGAGCTGGCAGTGGACAAGCTGCTGCTTCAGAGGCCATCTCCCTCAGAGATTGAACCCTGCGGCCACCTGGTGGCCACTCACTGCCTACTTAACTCATGTGTTTGCTGCGGGAGCTGTGAAGACGCTCACGATGACGCTTTCACCTCTGAGACCGCGGGGCTTGAGTTAGGCCTCGCTTTTGGAGCTGATAAACACTGCAAGACCGCGGCCCCCGGGTCTTTCATCCAATCATCTGCTTGCCGGCTGCCCCCTCGAAGCCGCGAGCCCCTCAGTAGAGGAGAACTCTGCCAGCTGTCTACCGCTTCCTCCCGCTGCTTGAATGAGCCCCTGGAAGAGGAGGGAAGACCTCAGCTCTGTGAGAAGTGCCTGTTGGGCATCCCTCAGCTGGAGAATCACAATCAGGACTGTAGCAACTGCAGAAGTGATAAAGACTTCCCATGCAACCATCAGGAGACGACTGAAAACATAGAGGCCGAAATAGATAGGCAAGGAGTTAAAGAATCCAAGAGGAACAACAAAGAGGAGAGCAGGAAGGGCTCCAG cTTTCACAACTCCCCTCTCAGCTCTGTGTCAGGTAGTGACTGTGACAGTGTGTCGGTCACCACATGTAGTCTATCCAGCAGTGCTTACACTCCAAG CCCTGTCAGCAGCCTCACTCCAAGTTCAGGCATGTCAGAGGACCTGGACCATGAGGAGATCCAGCTTGCCCTGCAAGATGCAAAGGTGGCCGCCCGCAATAAGATACGTTCACGCTTCCACAGCAGCAGTGACCTTATCCACCGCCTCTTTGTTTGTATATCAG GCGTTGCTGATCAGCTGCAGACCAACTACGCCAGCGACCTACGCAGCATCCTCAAAACGCTGTTTGAGGTCATGGCGACCAAGTGTGAGCAGGGAGACAATGGTAACCAAAAGAAAG GTCCTGTTGTGCGAAGTGCTGTACTTGAAGACTGTGCCCTCTGTCAGGAGACCATTTCCTCATCAGAATTGGCAGCCAAGGCCCGGGAAGGACACTTTGAAG ACCCTCCGGACTGGGTTCCAGATGAAGTGTGCAGCTTCTGTATCGCCTGCAAAGCTCCTTTCACCGTCATCCGCCGGAAGCATCACTGCAGGAGCTGTGGGAAA ATCTTTTGCTCTCGCTGCTCCTCCAACTCGGCTCCATTGCCACGTTATGGCCAGATGAAGCCCGTGAGGGTGTGCACACACTGCTAcatgtttcatgtcacacctttCTACAGTGACAAGGCCACTATTTGA